Proteins co-encoded in one Spiroplasma gladiatoris genomic window:
- the pstA gene encoding phosphate ABC transporter permease PstA, with amino-acid sequence MKLNKNLDVNSQVIANLKKSMPKIKQSKADVCSKSSIIIFTTFTLVILAILVSFIIYKSVPALHTVGFFKFIFSSNWAPDKDGVGSYGILKIILSTMVMLVISLIIAVPLTIFSSVFITEYLSARLKRTIITVVQLLAGIPSVVFGLFALDQIGPLFVKMGAPTGGNMMTASFTLAFMALPTMISLSVNALEAVPDSYRFASLGLGMTKERTTYKVVLVSAMPKIITAIITGVARIIGETMAVILIAGNSSKGLNFSDGFSGFLFSSIRTLAGTIGLEMLENHGNTHESALYAIGLVLFFLVIIINLLIIAIGNLNNRKTRKIKLKKGEKVKKSNELHNSYTYEPYKLKVLVRTYTEKRTYKVIETFVYKLFMIISTSIIVAFTLWIILIVIAKGLMGFDASTFIQIPGQKSGILATLLTTVLLIISTIIFAIPLAIFVAIYLAEYAHKDSKFAKSTRFAINVLASTPSIVFGVFGLSLFVVILKLPMSIFAASLTMTIVVLPSLITTFEDALTSVPDSYREAAYGMGLTKTKVTLKVVLPNAMKGLITGVILAIARIIGESAPIYLTLGTSVRMPTEGFFASGATLTTQIYMMASEGSNAEVLGIAYELATVTIILVLGLNALSKYWASLLNPTRQRISFANKWKIRFNKVFKHNYINDLKKLRSNFSIRMKKLFSNLNKNKIKAYRKNAKARSIVLKEIVKEAKANGRVKKDRNN; translated from the coding sequence ATGAAATTAAATAAAAATTTAGATGTAAATTCGCAAGTCATTGCTAATTTAAAAAAGTCTATGCCTAAAATTAAACAAAGTAAAGCAGATGTTTGCTCAAAATCTTCAATTATTATTTTTACAACCTTTACACTAGTTATTTTAGCAATACTAGTTTCGTTTATAATTTATAAATCGGTGCCAGCATTACACACAGTAGGATTTTTTAAATTTATATTCTCTAGTAATTGAGCGCCTGATAAAGATGGTGTAGGTAGTTATGGTATATTAAAAATAATTTTATCTACAATGGTTATGCTTGTAATATCTTTAATCATAGCTGTTCCCTTAACAATCTTTAGTTCAGTTTTTATAACTGAGTATTTATCTGCGAGATTAAAAAGAACAATAATTACAGTTGTTCAGTTATTAGCAGGTATTCCTTCGGTTGTGTTTGGTTTATTTGCTTTAGATCAAATAGGACCTTTATTTGTTAAAATGGGTGCTCCAACTGGTGGAAATATGATGACTGCAAGTTTCACTCTTGCATTTATGGCTCTACCAACAATGATCAGTTTATCAGTTAACGCTTTAGAAGCTGTTCCAGATAGTTATAGATTTGCCTCACTAGGTTTAGGGATGACAAAAGAAAGAACTACATACAAAGTTGTTTTAGTTAGTGCTATGCCAAAAATAATTACAGCCATCATTACAGGGGTTGCTAGAATTATTGGAGAAACTATGGCTGTGATACTAATAGCTGGTAACTCATCAAAAGGTTTAAACTTTTCAGATGGTTTTTCAGGGTTTCTATTTTCTTCAATTAGAACATTAGCGGGAACAATTGGTTTAGAAATGTTAGAAAACCATGGAAATACTCATGAATCTGCTTTGTATGCAATTGGATTAGTATTATTTTTCTTAGTTATAATAATTAATTTATTGATTATTGCAATTGGTAATTTGAATAATAGAAAAACTAGAAAAATCAAATTAAAAAAAGGCGAAAAAGTAAAAAAATCTAATGAGTTGCATAATTCTTATACATATGAACCTTATAAATTAAAAGTTTTGGTTAGAACTTATACTGAAAAAAGAACATACAAAGTAATTGAAACATTTGTTTATAAACTATTTATGATCATTTCAACTTCAATAATTGTTGCATTTACATTATGAATAATATTAATAGTTATAGCAAAAGGCTTAATGGGCTTTGATGCTTCAACATTTATTCAAATACCTGGACAAAAATCAGGAATATTAGCAACGTTATTAACAACTGTCTTATTAATAATCTCAACAATTATATTTGCAATACCTTTAGCTATATTTGTTGCTATCTATTTAGCAGAATATGCTCATAAAGATAGTAAGTTTGCAAAATCAACTAGATTTGCAATTAATGTTTTAGCTTCAACGCCAAGTATTGTGTTTGGGGTATTTGGATTAAGTTTATTTGTAGTAATACTTAAATTGCCAATGTCAATATTTGCAGCAAGTTTAACTATGACAATTGTTGTATTACCTTCATTAATAACAACTTTTGAAGATGCATTAACAAGTGTTCCTGATTCTTATCGTGAAGCTGCTTATGGTATGGGGTTAACAAAAACTAAAGTAACATTAAAAGTAGTTTTACCTAATGCTATGAAAGGATTGATAACTGGTGTTATTCTTGCTATTGCAAGAATAATTGGAGAATCCGCACCAATTTATTTAACTCTTGGAACATCTGTAAGAATGCCAACTGAAGGATTCTTCGCTTCAGGAGCAACTTTAACAACACAAATATATATGATGGCTTCAGAAGGAAGTAATGCAGAAGTTTTAGGAATTGCTTACGAACTAGCCACAGTAACAATTATTTTAGTTCTAGGGCTTAATGCTTTGAGTAAGTATTGAGCATCACTATTAAATCCAACAAGACAAAGAATAAGTTTTGCAAATAAATGAAAAATAAGATTTAACAAAGTATTTAAACACAATTATATAAATGATTTAAAAAAACTAAGAAGCAATTTTTCAATAAGAATGAAAAAATTATTTAGTAATTTAAATAAAAATAAAATAAAAGCTTATCGAAAAAATGCAAAAGCAAGAAGTATTGTCTTAAAAGAAATCGTAAAGGAAGCAAAAGCAAATGGCAGAGTTAAAAAAGACAGAAATAACTAA
- the pstB gene encoding phosphate ABC transporter ATP-binding protein PstB yields the protein MAELKKTEITNNEKDIESIKKEILSTKQKKVPLNQRENVIDIKHFNFFYNGGDKQALFDINMKVKENTVTAFIGPSGCGKSTLLRSINRMNDLVDSTLADGEIFVNDLNVYESGVDVVKLRTQVGMVFQKANPFPMSIYDNVAFGPRNQGVKDKNALNQIVEDSLKKAALWDSVKDNLKDSALGLSGGQQQRLCIARAIAMRPKILLMDEPTSALDPIATLKVEELILKLKEEYTIVIVTHSMAQATRVSDYTGFFLQGELVEYDRTKKIFTNPKNKKTEDYISGRFG from the coding sequence ATGGCAGAGTTAAAAAAGACAGAAATAACTAATAATGAAAAAGATATTGAATCGATAAAAAAAGAAATTTTATCTACAAAACAAAAAAAAGTTCCTCTTAATCAAAGAGAAAATGTAATCGATATTAAACACTTTAACTTTTTTTACAACGGTGGCGACAAACAAGCTTTATTTGATATTAATATGAAAGTTAAAGAAAATACAGTAACTGCATTTATTGGACCTTCAGGATGTGGAAAATCAACTTTGTTAAGATCAATTAATCGAATGAATGATTTAGTTGATTCAACTTTAGCAGATGGTGAAATATTTGTAAATGATTTAAATGTTTATGAATCTGGAGTAGATGTTGTTAAATTAAGAACTCAAGTAGGTATGGTTTTTCAAAAAGCAAACCCATTTCCAATGTCTATTTATGATAACGTTGCTTTTGGGCCTCGTAATCAAGGTGTTAAAGATAAAAATGCCTTAAATCAAATTGTTGAAGATTCTTTAAAAAAAGCAGCGCTTTGAGACAGTGTAAAAGATAATTTAAAAGATTCAGCGCTTGGATTAAGTGGTGGTCAACAACAAAGATTATGTATAGCAAGAGCTATTGCGATGAGACCAAAAATCTTATTAATGGATGAACCAACTAGTGCACTAGATCCAATTGCTACACTTAAAGTTGAAGAACTTATTTTAAAATTAAAAGAAGAATATACAATAGTAATAGTTACACACTCAATGGCACAAGCTACAAGGGTAAGTGATTACACTGGATTTTTCTTACAAGGTGAACTTGTAGAATATGATAGAACTAAAAAAATATTTACTAATCCAAAAAATAAAAAAACAGAAGATTACATTTCAGGAAGATTTGGTTAG
- the phoU gene encoding phosphate signaling complex protein PhoU, with translation MSYNKILDNDINTIKKELIFLVEATKSQYARTFNALKNKDYELAKRVVAEDLRINDLQNKFTSMALWKIAKQQMVAGDLRLAVGGILISKEIERIADVAKHICTFTVKYKPVTLEIDYISRMFDLVNEMLNIVSALIENYDDDQNEKVANMEKQLNSQFSDLSLKLAERLFETKDQGEAKKIITIIRQLKNLERAGEHLINIDETLEFIRTGKFEEYGESVENKLEESKNKKD, from the coding sequence ATGTCATACAATAAAATATTAGACAATGATATCAACACAATAAAAAAAGAGTTAATTTTTTTGGTTGAAGCAACTAAATCACAATATGCAAGAACATTTAATGCTTTAAAAAATAAGGATTATGAATTAGCAAAAAGAGTTGTTGCAGAAGATTTAAGAATAAATGACTTGCAAAACAAGTTTACAAGTATGGCTTTATGAAAAATTGCAAAACAACAAATGGTAGCAGGGGATTTAAGACTTGCAGTTGGTGGGATTTTAATAAGTAAAGAAATTGAAAGGATCGCTGATGTAGCAAAACATATCTGTACATTTACTGTAAAATATAAACCTGTTACTTTAGAAATTGATTATATTTCTAGAATGTTTGATTTAGTAAACGAAATGCTTAATATAGTTTCTGCATTAATTGAAAACTATGATGATGATCAAAATGAAAAAGTGGCAAATATGGAAAAACAATTAAACTCACAGTTTTCAGATTTAAGTTTAAAATTAGCAGAAAGATTGTTTGAAACTAAAGATCAAGGAGAAGCTAAAAAAATTATTACTATTATTAGACAATTAAAAAATCTTGAAAGAGCTGGAGAACATCTTATAAATATTGATGAAACACTTGAGTTTATAAGAACTGGTAAATTTGAAGAGTATGGAGAAAGTGTTGAAAATAAATTAGAAGAATCAAAAAACAAAAAAGATTAA